Part of the Sinomonas terrae genome, CTGCCCTCCCCCGCTTGCCCAATCGTTTGGGTAAGGCACGGGAGGGACAGGCACTTGCGTCTGAGGCTCGGGGCACGGTTTCCGGAAGAACGCGTCCGGCGGATGCGGGACCCGGAACTCATGCGACTACCCAATCGATTGGGTTAGGCTTTGTCTCGACTGTACGATGTGGTGGCGGTCACGGTCAAGGCCTTCTGGAAGATCCCTTCCGGGCCGCGGTCGGGTGCGGGCAATGGACAATGGGAAGGCAGGCGGGAGAGAGCTGGAGGATGGAGAAGAACACGAGCGAGAGGGCGGTGACCCTCAAGGACCTGGCCAAGGAGCTGGGCATCCACCCTTCCACGGTGTCCAGGGTGCTGCACTCGGACCCGGACTCGGCCAGAGGCGCGGCGTCGGAGGCCACGGCCCAGCGGATCCGCGAGCTCGCTGCGGAGGTGGGCTACTCCCCGGACCCCCAGGCCACCAGCCTGCGCACGCGCAGGACGCAGCTGCTGGGCGTCGTCGTCCCGCGCCTGTCCGACCTCGTGCTGGCGATCATGTACGAGGGCATCGAGGAGGCGGCGGCGCGCATCGGCTACTCCGCCTTCGTCACCAACTCGCGCGACGACGTCGACGAGCAGCGCCGCAAGGTCGAGATGATGCTCGCGCGCAGGGTGGACGGGCTGATCATCGGCGATTCGCACCTCGACGGGGACGTCCTGCCCGACCTCAGGCACCGTGCCGTGCCGTTCGTGCTCATGAACCGTCGTCATCCCGGCTTCCCCTCCTCGACGTGCGACGACACCCGGGGCGGGGAGCTCGTCGCGGAGCACCTCTGGGACAAGGGCCACCGGCGCGTCTGCGTCATTGCGGGCGAGCCGTACGCGAGCACGGCGGTGGACCGCACCGCGGGCTTCGTGGACCGCTGGCGGGCCCTCGGGGGCGACATCCCGGATGACTCCATCGTCTGGTCGCGCTTCGACACCCAGGGAGGACGCGAGGCAGCGGAGAGGATCCTCGCCGCCGGCACTGCCCCGACCGCCCTCTTCGCGGTCAACGACTTCGCCGCGATCGGGGCGATGGGCGCCCTCCGCACCCACGGGATGGCCGTGGGTGCGGACTGCGCCGTCGTCGGGTACAACGACACGTCGCTCGCCGCCGAGCTGCCCATCCCGCTCTCCTCCGTCCGGTCCCCCATGGCCGAGATCGGCCGGAGCGCTGTCCGGCTGCTCCAGCGCGTCATCCGCGGCGAACCGGTCGAGTCGGTCCGGCTCGCGCCGACCCTCCAGGTCCGCGAGAGCAGCGCCTGACGCCCCTCTCCCCTGTCCCGATGGCGCCGCTGCGGCCCGACGGCCGCGGGCCGCCGCGCGCCGTCCCCCGCCCCTAGCCCGATCGCAGGGCTGCGAGGGCGCGGTCCCGGAAGGCGGTCCGCTCCTTGCGTGCCTCCAAGGCCTCGTCGAGGCTCGCCTCGACGAAGCGGGTGGCCGTCCCGGGGGCAGCCCTGGCCAGCAGGTCCATGTCAGCGCTGATGACCGTGGCCACCATGGCGTAGCCGCCGCCGGAGACCGCGTCGCGGTGCAGGATGATCGGCTGGGTGCCGCCGGGGATCTGGATCGAGCCGACGGCGTAGCCTGCGTCCACGATGTTCGACGGATCGGAGCCGGCCCCGAAGGGCTGCTCGCGCTCCTTCCACTGGACGCCGGGTCCCGAGTAGCGGATCCCCATCCGGTCCGCCACCGGGGTGACCGTCCATTCGCCCGTGAGGAGGCTCTCCCGCCCGGCCTGGGTGAGGCGGTGGTCGTAGAGTCCCATGACCACCCGGACAGCCTGCTCCTTGGCGAACACGGGTCGGAACTCCTCGGGGACCGCTTCCGACCGCGGCGGCACGCCGTCTGGGACTCCGATGGGGACGACGTCGCCGGCCTCGAGCTTGCGGCCCCCGATCCCGCCGATGAGGTAGGTGGACCGGCTGCCGAGGACCTCGGGGACGTCGATCCCGCCGGCGAAGGCGAGGTAGAAGCGGGTGCCGCCCCTCAGGGGCCCGAAGCTCAGCTCGTCCCCGGCCTCGAGGGCGAGCCGGGTCCACTCCTGACGCTCCTGGCCGTTGACCCTGACCGGGACGGGCGCGCCGGTCACGGCGACCAGGGCCGCCTCGGTGGCGGTCAGGACTGGGCCGAGGTAGGTGCATTCGAGCACCGCTGCCTCGGGCGGGTTGCCCACGAGGGCGTTCGCCATCTCCGCCGAGTACTGGTCCATGGACCCGCCCTGGGGGATTCCGACGTTGTAGTAGCCGGGCCGGCCCCGGTCCTGGACCGTGGTCGACAGGCCCGGGCTCTTGACCTCAAATGCCATTGAGGGCCTCCATGAGTTCTCGGTTGTAGCGCTCTGGGTCCTCGAGGGCACTGTGCAGCTCGAAGACCACGGGCGCCTGCCGGTACCGGAAGGTCCCGTTCGCGACCTCGTCCTGGATTGCGTTGTACTCCTGCTCGTCGATCGGCCTGAACTTGACGTTGTCGCCGGGCCGGAAGAAGACCATGAAGTCCTCGAAGTCGGCGAGGGACTGCGCCGGGTCGTAGATCGGTGCCGCGGCGACGCCGAACATCTGGTAGC contains:
- a CDS encoding LacI family DNA-binding transcriptional regulator, with product MEKNTSERAVTLKDLAKELGIHPSTVSRVLHSDPDSARGAASEATAQRIRELAAEVGYSPDPQATSLRTRRTQLLGVVVPRLSDLVLAIMYEGIEEAAARIGYSAFVTNSRDDVDEQRRKVEMMLARRVDGLIIGDSHLDGDVLPDLRHRAVPFVLMNRRHPGFPSSTCDDTRGGELVAEHLWDKGHRRVCVIAGEPYASTAVDRTAGFVDRWRALGGDIPDDSIVWSRFDTQGGREAAERILAAGTAPTALFAVNDFAAIGAMGALRTHGMAVGADCAVVGYNDTSLAAELPIPLSSVRSPMAEIGRSAVRLLQRVIRGEPVESVRLAPTLQVRESSA
- a CDS encoding biotin-dependent carboxyltransferase family protein: MAFEVKSPGLSTTVQDRGRPGYYNVGIPQGGSMDQYSAEMANALVGNPPEAAVLECTYLGPVLTATEAALVAVTGAPVPVRVNGQERQEWTRLALEAGDELSFGPLRGGTRFYLAFAGGIDVPEVLGSRSTYLIGGIGGRKLEAGDVVPIGVPDGVPPRSEAVPEEFRPVFAKEQAVRVVMGLYDHRLTQAGRESLLTGEWTVTPVADRMGIRYSGPGVQWKEREQPFGAGSDPSNIVDAGYAVGSIQIPGGTQPIILHRDAVSGGGYAMVATVISADMDLLARAAPGTATRFVEASLDEALEARKERTAFRDRALAALRSG